In Salvelinus sp. IW2-2015 unplaced genomic scaffold, ASM291031v2 Un_scaffold2602, whole genome shotgun sequence, the genomic stretch NNNNNNNNNNNNNNNNNNNNNNNNNNNNNNNNNNNNNNNNNNNNNNNNNNNNNNNNNNNNNNNNNNNNNNNNNNNNNNNNNNNNNNNNNNNNNNNNNNNNNNNNNNNNNNNNNNNNNNNNNNNNNNNNNNNNNNNNNNNNNNNNNNNNNNNNNNNNNNNNNNNNNNNNNNNNNNNNNNNNNNNAcaataacattttagtcattctaGAGCAGAACGCTCTTAATCAGATTGGACATTACAATTAGTAGTAACAAATTCATTCTTAAGATAGCTTTGTCGGACAACCACAGACCGTATATCGCAAGAGTCAATATTAAGTACACACCTTTCCGCTACAACTACAAACAGGAGTAGCTGCCAGCAAGAGTCATGTGCTAGTGGAGAGGGCCGCGGGGGTGTCAATGCAGTGCTCAATGAAAGACAGTATtttattaaatttaaaaaatggggGGGTGCTGTTGTGTTTCTTAAGATATTCCTTGAAGCGAAGTAGCGGACAGGTTCATAGAAAAGTACTGTAATTCTACAGGATGTATCCATACTGAATCGTAGTACCTTGTTTACTACTCTCAAAGATCGCTCAGTGAAACCCTGCTCAGAGTGACTCTGCTTTCACAGGAGGTATTGTCGAAAGGTCAGAAAAGACAGAGGTGGTTTTAAGGGGTAAAATATCTGCAGAGAACATTTTAACATGTTTTGTGAAATGCTTCTGCAACGTTTGTGTCTCCACATGTTTTGCAATGTTTTTGTCTCACCAAAATGGAGTCCAAAATGGTAATGGAACCATGCGTCTGGGTGCAGCCGTTTACAAGTGATTCTGTGCTAAACACAGtcagcagaaagagaaagagctgtGTAATTGGGACGTCCGGCAGCCTAATCAGAGAGGCAGATCTGATGGGGAGATAGAGCAGGGATGGGCTTCCCCtaggtggggagggggagagggacatgGAGGTCACTATGGAGcccctcactgtgtgtgtgtgtctctgtgtatctgtgtctgtatctgtgtgtgagattgagaTAGATGGCGAGAGATACACAGTAGAAAGGcagaggacgagagaagagagtagaagagCAGTGCTGtaattgtgttgttgttggttagTGTGATCTGAAGGGCCCCTGAGGTTGTGTAAGTAGTCTGTCTTATCTCCCCCAGGCGCCACATGGGTGACCTAGGTCAGAGTGTCCGGAACACTGCTGATCAGCCTGAGTGTAGCTAGGCCTGGGGACGGGAGTGTGGGAGCAGGGTGCTGGGTAGTGGGAGTGGTGGAGGTCTGGGAGGaaagggagcaggagaggagggagggaggcagtgaGACACATGTAGCGAGGTTACTTCAGGCCCATGCGTTTGTGTATGAACTACGATCTACTAATATATCTACTGACTTCTCACTAACCTATCTGCTCTAGTGTTTCAACTCTTACAGTACATGACTTGCCATGTTTTGTGTCTATCCATCCTCTCAGGTGTTGCTATGGAGAAACAAGCCTCTGGTTGCCGTGGGCAACGAGACAGACAAGGAGCCCACAGAGTGGACTCCACTGGTCATACATGTGAGATGatacaggttgtgtgtgtgtgtgtggttcaattTCACTTCAtattagtgtgtgtttgttgtgtgtgagagagagacatgtataTCTATGCTTGTCCTTATCATTCCATACATCTCCCTCTTTTCCATTGTCCTCTTAGTTCAGCTGTTTTGCTGCAGTCCCCAGTGTCCCAAGCCTTCCTGTGGAGCAGCCCACTCTGCAGGGGCCGGGGCCTCTCCCAAGGGCCAGGACCGGCCCACTGGTCTCACTGCAGCTGTTTGTTACAGAGGGCTATGAGCAGAGGCAGACCGGTCCTTGTGCCATCACTGCTGACAACCGTGTCTATGTGGAGGTGAGTTTTCCTagctacgtgtgtgtgtttaattgtgtgtctgcctgcctgtctgcctgtctgtctatctgctgATGTAGCTCCTGCTGCAAGTACTACTTGTGTTTCTCCCTCTGCTAGTCTTCTACAGTATCAGCTGCCTCAAGCCCAGAGCAGACTTCCTCCAGAAGGCTATTATAATCACATCTAGATATGTCACAATAAGTCCTTTCTATAAGAACTCTGTAGCCCTGCTATTACAGCACTAGAGCACAGCAGGTTATAACAGAGTACTACAAATTACAGTACTAGTGTAATTACAATACTTATTACACTCTACTTACAAAATATCAACTCAGTAATAAGACCATGGTAAAGTAATGTATTACCCATATTTTCTCTGACTGTTTTTGCCAAGCTTTCCGCCAAGGGGGCCCTCGGTGGGGGTGTGGAGGTGCGGTCCTGCATGGTGTCTCCCCTATCAGACCCCCGTCTGTCCCCTGGCTGGTCAGTCATTAGAGACGGCTGCTCCGCTGACTCCTCACTGACACTCAGCAACATGACACATGGCCAAGAGgatgagaaggaagaggaggatgatgaggaatattatgaagaggaagaggaggtaccTAGTGGCCTGTCGTTCAGGCATCCAGGAAGGGCTTGGAGGAACAAAGTAGGATTGAGAAAAAGAGAACACGGTGGGAAGAGGGGACGAGGAGGACGAGCCAAAaggaaggagagcgatggaggagaggaggaccagaTACACAGACTGAGGTTCAGTTTTGTCCTTCGGCCCATCTACAACAACTCTGTCCAGTTTCTGCACTGTCGCATCCGTCTGTGTGGCCCTGAGTCAGTGACCCAGGGGCCTCCAACGGCCATAATACAGAGTGGCTGTCCAAATCCCTGGGGCCTCCGTATCCCTGCCCTCGTATCTAGACTATCCAGCCAACAGGTACAGTACATGTTCTATATTCATAATGACTAGTAGTATTAATGACTAAAAGTAATGACTtacccccccacacccacccccTGCAAcaaaaaagcaccattctgcactaactgtcatttttattcagacatttggaataacacaaataaataatcataacatttataactatataaatataaaaatatacacaaaaataagactgagaaatatcaaaaagaagtaacaaagacaaatagaaacaaatttgtgttgatttggcacacGAGcgtcaatacattacccatcccccaacactgtcaaccaagagtcaagactacattacccatcccccaacactgtcaaccaagagtcaagactacattacccatcccccaacactgtcaaccaagagtcaagactaaaccaattcaccttggtggtgtgcagactggttttatattattcttaacgatttcacacaaaccagaaaaaaatgcaacaatatgtctgtgaaactatatattcacagtattatgaattaattgtggtttatttagtagcatttcgtagtgtgactgattttactaattgcattagtactgtacaaagttagaggtgagctatttgatagattccaccgctccccctacctcgggcttccagtggggagacctgaggtcaacctacccccgtccccctccccatctcgtacttctgagtggggaGGGCCTTCCCAGGCCTGCCTAGCTCataaactagaatcagggcgcccYRtccgacaaggttaattgacccacagtcccacacggtgacatgatattaTTGACGTGACTTGCAAAAGAGCGATAGAAAACCAATcgtgcaaatgtcaccattccccAAAAATTTGTGCGGGCACCCCGTGCCGCTCACGGCAAGATGCCGCTCTGGGTGGCTGCCCATGTTGCCTATACCTAAATCTGCCACTgcttatcctcctctcttctctctgtcagtgtGAGTACAGAAACTTCTCCAGACCCATGCTGGTCTATCAGCCTGTTGGTGTGGCCAGACAGCTGGCGCCACCTGCTGGTGAGTAGTAGATGGTCATTGGTGGTGTGGTCCACCTCATTACATGGGCCTGAAGTAATTCACTTTCACTCTGTGTAAAAGGGTGTTTCTCTCTTCTtatccaactctctctttctctctctaggtcAGAGAGGTCAAATGCCCAGTGTGTCTCAGCTGCCCAAGCCTATCCCAGCCCACAGCAGTAAGTAACTTTAACCCtaggctcaaccctaaccctagcttcatgtcctcacccggttcaaccctaacccagccTCAACCTACCCTAGCTTCATGTGCACACCCTggtttaaccctaaccctcaaccttaaccctagcttcatgtccacaccctggtTCAACCcaaaccctcaaccctaaccctagcttcatgtccacaccctggttcaaccctaccctcacctaaccctagcttcagtGCAcaccctggttcaaccctaaactcaaaacaaacacaataaccctagcttcatgtcacacCCTGGTTCAACcattaaccctagcttcatgtccacaccctggttcaaccctaaccctagcttcatgtccacaccctggttcaaccctaacccttgcctcaacccctaaccctagtggttcaaccctaaccctagcctcaaacctaaccctagcttcatgtcctcacccggttcaaccctaaccctagcagttcaaccctaaccctagcctcattcCTAACCCTTGCTTCATGTCCTcacccggttcaaccctaaccataatATCAACTCCCGGGTGTTCCTACATGTGTGTATTCTCACAACAGTGATAGTAACTGGGATTTGGCTTAACTACTACTTTTCCCTCCCATGTTTTTGTCACCCAGGCTCTGGGGTAGACACAGGCTCAGTGTTGGGGATTGTGTTTGTTGCTTTCCTTATGGGCATCAGCCTGATGGGGGCGCTGTGGTGCATCTACTCTCACACAGGTAACCACACAGGACAGTTCCTAAAGTCTATCCTGGACCAAAGGccaaaatactgagctataccaCCATATTCACAAATAAACAGAGAACATTCTATACCTGCTGCTACTTTATttatagttatatgtacatatctacctcaattacctcgtacccctgcacatcgactcggttcCCCTTATATAAAGCCAAGTTATCTTTACtcattctattatttctctattttccttTCTATCtgtgttgttgggaagggctgtTAGTCTATACTGTTAGTGTAGACTGTTAGTGTAgactgttagtctacatctgttgtttgacgaataacatttgatttgacctagTGTAAGAAAAGATACTATTATAACTTTCTTATgatttttgagagaaataatgggTTTATTCACCATGTATAAATGTTAGTGACACACTTGACATGTGATTGGTTGCAGGGGCTCCTCCACCAACCAGAAGAGGGGGCCTGATCGAGAATACTAACCCTGCCTTATTAGACTCTTCCAACAGCTCTGTGTAGAGGTGAGATGGAACGtgagcaacacacacagcagctgggGGACCACAAAGTAAAGAGTGTCAAATTTAGACTAGTATTCTATAGACTTATCATGGTGGCACTAGCGCCCTTTGTGAATTAGTCAAGCACCTGCAGATTGCAATAGTGATATCTCGTATCATGTGTAAGAAATACAATATTATCATTCTCTCTCATTTTCAGTGTTTCCTCTGGTAAATCTGAGACCGAGGGTAAAGTGGGACAGAAGATGAAAcacctggtgtgtgtctgtgagtgtgtcagacctgggttcaaatacatgcatatttaaggggggggggggcggtgcaactcaatattaggaaggtgtccataatgttttgtatacttggTGTACACTTTTTGAAGCAATGAGATGTGTAAAGGTCTGAAAGACTGAGACTACATGAATGTCTACAGGTACATGGCCTCAGCAACTCCTCAAAGTGTTGGACGAAATACTAGTCAGTGCATTTGATCcattatactgtatctacaatGTCATAACCTGGGCTCATAGAATGGAATGGTGTGATTACTGGCTATAGGATGGGCATATATCTGAACCTAGCCTAGTCTAATGTTACAACAGAAACAAGCACTACAGAGTTTAAAGAGGAGGAACACATGAAGTCAAAAGAATATGTGTGAGGGGAATTGCCATTATACAGATCCTTATTGTATATATCTATGTTGTAATTGTGACCCTTTGTTTGATATTATCTGTGCTGTTTCTATTTAAATTAAATATCTGTGACTGAGTTTTTGTGTTTGATCTTCAAATAAATTGCGGGTCAGAACAATGAATGACACCCCAGAAATTCTAAACTTAAACAGAGTATTTCATTTTTATATCTAAATCCCTTTTAATATATACTCATGCTGACCAGGCTGTGACACTGAAAATATACAGTCACGTTGTCTCATCATAATTGTGGAGCGTCATTTCAACATAAtcattgtctctctctgctcgtaCTGCAGTCAGAGACATTATTTTTATCATGTTCCACATGGCCTGAATGTATGTTATTATCCCCTTGGGTGGGCTGCCACAGGGAAGTGAAAATGGGAGCTACAATTGCAACGGCTCTCTGAGGAAAATGGCCAATTACCGTGGGAAATAGGGGTTTGCTTTGTCACTCTACAAAGCACCTTTTTTTAATAAGGTGTCTTTTAGacatacagcacagtagagtccAGGGCCTAAAGGGCCTAAAGGGCCTAAAGACCAGGGCCTAAAGGGCCTAAAGACCAGGGCCTAAAGGGCCTAAAGACCAGGGCCTAAAGACCAGGGCCTAAAGGGCCTAAAGACCAGGGCCTAAAGGGCCtaaagggctggattcaatccgtagcgtTAAAGCGTGACTGACATTTAAAGGCAACGTTTCCGTGTTGGCGGAGACAGCGTTCATGGTAAACGttgcatatgttggctcaatcgaaaatgacctttacatttcaaccGGCTACAACGCTGATCTTCTGCGCTATGGATGGAATCCAGCTCGTACACTATATATGACATTGCTAGAGATGTTAACAAAGTGATCAGGTGCCCTCAAGGCACTATCCAAATGGTCAACCAGAAAAGCTGTGAGCGAACGCAAATCCacaaaaacaaatgcccaaaTAACTTGAACATAAGTAATGCTGTGCTTAGCTTCAGTCACTGATCAAAGTACCATATAAAAACGGAACTGCAAATACCGGTCAACAATCTCTTTACAAAGCACTAATTCTTGTGCTACATACAGTACTTGTGTAATACAAATCTCCATTATACCCGTGGCCTCAGCTCTGTGTGTACACGCTGCTATGAAAACATTGTGTCTCCTGGTGGCGCTGTAGGTCCAGTCTGCGCTGGAAGCTGCTTTGGCAGTGCGTGCAGCTGAAGGGCCAGTAGCTGCTGTGTTTACGGCTGTGYGTGATGAGGTTGGAGCTCTGGCTGAAGGCCTTGCCACACACCTGGCACACATGGGGCTTCTCAcctgagacagacagggacagaRAGCAGGACATGACATGGAATTCAAGAAGAGAGATACTCTGTGACAGTAGCCAGTGTGTAGGGCAGATTCCTAACTTCAGATGTAAGTGACCTTTGCACAATGTGTATGTCAGTTGTACTATATTGTACACACACCAGCTGATCTATGTTCAACACARACTATGCTCATTTGTGTATGTGTCCTTACAGTGTACCTCCCCGcacctcaaatcaaataaatgtagcgaaatgcttgtgcttctagttccagcagtgcagtaatatcaagtaatctaacaattccccaacaactacctaataKYcacaaatctaaagggatggaattagaatatgtacatataaatatatggatgagcgatggccgagcagcataggcaagatgcaatagatggtataagatacagtYTYTACATATACCTGTGTGTATGAAGGTGTGTTTCTTCATGTCTGACTTCTGGTGGAACCTCTTGCCACAGTACTGGCAGGGGTAGGGCCTGGTGTCAGAGTGGATGAGCAGGTGGGTGGACAGGGTGGAGGAGCGCTTGAATACCTTCCCACACTCCTTACAGCTATAGCTACGCTCCTgggacacacacattcacagagatGTGGTTAGYATTTTGCCATTTAGTATTTTTATATAGTTTGTGTTGGGAAGTGGAGAGACCTCCACCAATGTACTTCTGCCAGATATACCTTTGGTCTTCCGTACATGCCCAGAGATTGTTTGAACTCGTAGGGGTGCTCTGGGGCTTTGGCTGATGTGGCCAATGGAActgcatgcacgcatgcacgtgACCTGAGTAAATGAGTCTTCAGTACAGCTCCCGAGGACAAGACCTGAGAAAAGAGAAAGCTAAGAGTAACAGCAGATGTAGCGCATACTCCCAGAGATGTCAACCATATTCAACACAATTACCCCTCACAGCCTCAATTKTCACACCAAACAAATCTGCTGTTATGTCATTTTCTGACATGTCACAGAGCCCTGTCGAGTACAATTTCCACCACTCTACCGTCACTCTTGTCTCAGGTCACAAACACCAAACAGTATCTCATTTATTCTATTTTAGTCATGCCTGAAGGGGGTTGCATGGTTTGGAACCACACACTTTTGGTTGATACACCCTATAAGGGCGGATGTGCTGTTCTGATTATATTGTAATTCCTGACCCTTGCTGGTTCTTCTTACCTTTTCACAGAGGGGGCATGGGCTGGTGGAGTTGAGGTCCATATGTGGCCTGTGGCTCAGTAAGACATGGACCAGTTtctccagctccctctctctgtcagggcCCCGGGGCCAGTGTAGGG encodes the following:
- the LOC112074355 gene encoding LOW QUALITY PROTEIN: transforming growth factor-beta receptor type 3-like protein (The sequence of the model RefSeq protein was modified relative to this genomic sequence to represent the inferred CDS: inserted 2 bases in 2 codons): LPVSEVTLRDPQCXAQYNSSHFLLAXPVISCGTEGLLQGEPRGVQYNNAVLLWRNKPLVAVGNETDKEPTEWTPLVIHFSCFAAVPSVPSLPVEQPTLQGPGPLPRARTGPLVSLQLFVTEGYEQRQTGPCAITADNRVYVELSAKGALGGGVEVRSCMVSPLSDPRLSPGWSVIRDGCSADSSLTLSNMTHGQEDEKEEEDDEEYYEEEEEVPSGLSFRHPGRAWRNKVGLRKREHGGKRGRGGRAKRKESDGGEEDQIHRLRFSFVLRPIYNNSVQFLHCRIRLCGPESVTQGPPTAIIQSGCPNPWGLRIPALVSRLSSQQCEYRNFSRPMLVYQPVGVARQLAPPAGQRGQMPSVSQLPKPIPAHSSSGVDTGSVLGIVFVAFLMGISLMGALWCIYSHTGAPPPTRRGGLIENTNPALLDSSNSSV
- the LOC112074354 gene encoding zinc finger protein Gfi-1b, which encodes MPRSFLVKSKRPGSHPPCFSKGTRHTNPDQPQPHTNHHDRQNGVWQEVRSPHRSPFQEDQGNLCSGSEVKDTLDYPCPSWDAMATRPHSTSPADLWTSWSAETGGYDGVEPSESALPWSLHWPRGPDRERELEKLVHVLLSHRPHMDLNSTSPCPLCEKVLSSGAVLKTHLLRSRACVHAVPLATSAKAPEHPYEFKQSLGMYGRPKERSYSCKECGKVFKRSSTLSTHLLIHSDTRPYPCQYCGKRFHQKSDMKKHTFIHTGEKPHVCQVCGKAFSQSSNLITHSRKHSSYWPFSCTHCQSSFQRRLDLQRHQETQCFHSSVYTQS